A part of Prolixibacteraceae bacterium genomic DNA contains:
- the lpxB gene encoding lipid-A-disaccharide synthase, translating into MKYFIIAGEASGDLHGANLMRGIKASDAQASFRFFGGEEMSAVSDGLIKHYKKMAFMGFKSVLMNLGEIKRNFKLAEAEIQSFDPDVVIFIDYPGFNLRVAKIAKSLGYKTFYYISPKIWAWKEGRVKQIKQHVDKMFTILPFETEFYKKHNYPVTFVGNPTVDELLYQKQWDRTTASFCKDNGLDDRPIIALLAGSRKQEIQRLLPIMAKVSDHFKAFQFVVGGAPSISKELYDQCRDGADITVVYGQTHELLKHAHSAVVASGTAALEAGVIGTPQVVCYKVEWGRFASLLRKLFLKIPYFSLVNLILGREAVKEIFQEKCTVDNVRKELELLIYDKKYRNNIEESYQEMLNMLDGENAGERAAKAIIKNLS; encoded by the coding sequence ATGAAATACTTTATTATTGCAGGAGAAGCTTCAGGAGACCTTCATGGTGCAAATCTTATGCGTGGAATTAAAGCATCTGATGCACAAGCATCCTTTCGGTTTTTTGGTGGTGAAGAGATGTCGGCTGTATCTGATGGATTGATCAAGCACTATAAGAAGATGGCCTTTATGGGTTTTAAGAGTGTATTGATGAACCTTGGAGAGATCAAACGTAACTTTAAATTGGCCGAGGCTGAGATACAATCATTTGATCCTGATGTGGTGATATTTATTGATTATCCTGGGTTTAATTTGCGGGTGGCAAAAATAGCGAAGTCATTAGGTTATAAGACTTTTTATTATATCTCTCCTAAGATATGGGCTTGGAAAGAGGGGCGTGTAAAACAGATTAAACAGCATGTGGATAAGATGTTTACAATTTTGCCTTTTGAAACAGAATTCTATAAAAAGCATAACTATCCTGTAACTTTTGTTGGTAATCCAACGGTGGATGAACTTCTATATCAGAAACAGTGGGATCGAACTACAGCTTCTTTTTGTAAGGATAATGGGTTAGATGATCGACCTATTATAGCACTTCTTGCAGGAAGTCGAAAACAAGAGATTCAACGTTTGCTTCCAATTATGGCTAAAGTGTCTGATCATTTTAAAGCATTTCAATTTGTTGTAGGTGGCGCACCATCTATATCAAAAGAGCTTTATGATCAATGTAGAGACGGGGCAGATATTACAGTGGTTTATGGTCAGACACACGAGCTTTTGAAACATGCACATTCCGCAGTGGTAGCTTCCGGTACAGCAGCTTTAGAAGCGGGTGTGATTGGTACACCACAGGTGGTCTGTTATAAAGTGGAATGGGGACGATTTGCTTCACTATTGCGTAAATTGTTTTTAAAAATACCATATTTTTCTTTGGTCAACCTTATCCTAGGACGCGAGGCTGTGAAAGAGATCTTTCAAGAAAAATGTACGGTTGATAATGTACGTAAGGAACTGGAACTATTAATTTATGATAAAAAATATCGT